In the genome of Dehalococcoidales bacterium, one region contains:
- a CDS encoding thiamine phosphate synthase, whose product MNSSEEFAGQTLRIIDANLNRIGESLRLLEDIARLILNDATLSRQLKEMRHDLEDVDFTFKKQLIQARQANSDVGADIKVEQQLEKRSLHTSVIANCRRIEQSLRVIEELAKTPGIELNPADFEKARFQLYTTEKTIISKLLRKDKSAKINGRVVIIDTAYVKNENLTEVAKQALNSEAKIILLSDKTTPKDKLLQEVIEIGKLCKEYNALFIIKGHIDIAIASDADGIHIGAEDIPIATARKLLPIDKIIGYTVKTSQEALFAEQEGADYIALSAIFDHDFKTDTEPARAKNLHCIKEKTGLPIVGLDNIIYDSICGVISCGAESATVVSVEPEVSSLKEATIQLIKGYKSDK is encoded by the coding sequence ATGAATTCATCCGAAGAGTTTGCCGGTCAGACCCTGCGTATTATCGATGCCAACTTAAACCGCATCGGTGAGAGTTTACGCTTGCTTGAAGATATCGCCAGGTTGATTCTTAATGATGCCACTCTATCAAGACAGTTAAAAGAAATGCGGCACGACCTTGAGGATGTCGATTTTACCTTCAAAAAACAACTAATCCAAGCCAGACAAGCCAACTCCGACGTCGGCGCCGACATAAAAGTAGAACAACAACTCGAAAAGAGAAGCTTACATACATCGGTTATTGCCAACTGCCGCCGTATCGAACAATCGTTAAGGGTTATCGAAGAACTCGCCAAAACCCCCGGAATTGAGTTAAACCCTGCCGATTTTGAAAAAGCCCGCTTTCAACTTTACACTACGGAAAAGACAATTATTTCTAAATTACTCCGTAAAGATAAATCCGCTAAAATCAACGGGCGGGTTGTTATTATTGATACCGCCTACGTTAAAAATGAAAACCTGACAGAAGTTGCAAAGCAAGCCCTGAACAGCGAAGCTAAAATTATTCTGTTAAGCGATAAAACCACACCTAAAGACAAACTGCTGCAAGAAGTCATTGAAATTGGCAAGTTATGTAAAGAATACAATGCCCTGTTTATAATTAAGGGTCATATTGATATCGCAATCGCTTCGGACGCCGACGGGATTCATATCGGGGCTGAGGATATCCCCATAGCGACAGCACGTAAGCTGCTGCCAATAGATAAAATAATCGGTTACACCGTCAAAACCTCCCAAGAAGCCCTTTTTGCCGAGCAAGAAGGAGCAGATTATATTGCTCTTTCGGCAATTTTTGACCATGATTTCAAAACAGATACAGAACCCGCCCGAGCTAAGAATTTACATTGCATAAAAGAAAAAACAGGTCTGCCGATAGTTGGACTGGATAACATAATTTATGATAGTATATGCGGAGTGATTTCCTGTGGCGCTGAATCGGCAACGGTCGTTAGTGTCGAGCCGGAGGTTAGCTCTTTGAAAGAAGCCACAATACAACTTATAAAGGGATATAAGTCTGACAAATGA
- a CDS encoding haloacid dehalogenase, producing the protein MSELSDKLDIIAEVIRKDFSEKDAAREKSLPLCREAIRYCSNAIRAIHRQEFDKAKEMLQTARALLTEAEAAINTCSELRNTGFLHDAQKELAEGYATYALITGQSLPTPDEIGVDYAAYLNGLGEAIGELRRYLLDGIRKGDQSRGEELLEAMDDIYNTLVTIDFPDAITAGLRRTTDNFRGVLEKTRGDLILILQQQSLENKLEKYYERRIQH; encoded by the coding sequence ATGAGTGAGCTTTCGGATAAACTGGATATAATCGCCGAAGTAATCAGAAAAGACTTTTCAGAAAAGGATGCTGCCCGCGAGAAATCCCTGCCCCTCTGCCGCGAGGCCATCCGCTACTGCAGTAATGCCATTAGGGCTATTCACAGACAAGAATTCGACAAAGCCAAAGAAATGCTGCAAACGGCAAGAGCCCTTCTTACCGAGGCCGAAGCCGCCATCAATACCTGCAGCGAACTCAGAAACACCGGTTTTCTTCATGATGCCCAAAAAGAACTTGCCGAAGGCTATGCCACATATGCCCTTATAACCGGTCAAAGCTTACCGACCCCCGATGAAATCGGCGTGGATTATGCCGCATATCTTAACGGTCTGGGGGAAGCAATCGGAGAACTAAGGAGATATCTGCTCGACGGAATAAGAAAAGGCGACCAATCCCGCGGCGAAGAGCTTTTAGAGGCTATGGACGATATTTATAACACCCTTGTTACGATTGATTTCCCCGATGCAATTACCGCCGGTCTTCGCCGTACCACCGACAATTTTCGCGGGGTACTCGAAAAAACCCGCGGTGATTTAATTTTGATTCTTCAGCAGCAAAGCTTAGAAAATAAATTAGAAAAATATTACGAAAGGAGAATACAGCATTGA